In the Dictyostelium discoideum AX4 chromosome 6 chromosome, whole genome shotgun sequence genome, gattcaattattaatgaaaatgatttaaaatcaattaattttattgaaaagatttcaaataaaaatttagataatTCAGTATCTGATagttttaaatcaaatgaattaaaagttattttaacaaatatttcaaaaattaattctattgaagtttataatattaatgaattatcattaaaatcaatgtcaaattattataaatcaattaataatattaatataattgatcaagtttatgaaattataaaaattcaacaattattaaaagcaataccaaatttaaagaaatttgaattttcattttgttatacaatgttttattattacttttcaAATGGTAATTCAAATTTCCTTTGTAATTGTACGGAAACTAATAATGATagtttaaatgaatttaatgaaaattggaattttattaaaaattatattataaatagtaattgtttaattgaattatcaattcAAAGTCAATGTGATATTAATGGTAAAAAtggtgattttttaaatccttcatttttattaaaaaatgatcattattttataaattcttttatttcaattttaaatttaaataattcaattaaaaatttaaaaatttcaattttagataataatcaaaataataatattattctttcaattttaaataataataataataataataataatattaaaaaaataaataacttaaaaataaattaaaacattattacatttttatattttatataattaattattttattattttattattttattattattttttattttattattattattattatttttaatttgaatttgatcttGATCTTGATCTTGATCTTTCTCTTGATCTTCCATTACCATTTGCATTATTACCAGAGTCAGCAGAAGCAGCATCGCCAGCTGCAATTCTTTCTTTAGAGAGTGAAGAAtctctctttttttctttttttagagATCTTGAACGATCTCTTGAACGATCTCTACTTCTATCTCTTGAACGATCTCTTCTACTACTATAAcgactaccaccaccatttgaTCTTGAACGATCTCTACTTCTATCTCTACTATTATTTCTTCTTCTATCTCTACTAGTGTCTCTTATTATATTACCACCATCTCTTGAACGATCTCTACTTCTATCTCTAGAACGATCTCTTGAGGTATCTCTATTTCTTCTGGCATCTCTTGATCTATCTCTACTTCTATCTCTTGATCTTTCTCTTCTACCATCTCTTGATCTATCTCTACTTCTGTCTCTACGATCTCTTCTTCTATCTCTTCTATCTCTAGAACGATCTCTAGAACGGTCTCTTGAACGATCTCTAGAACGATCCCTTGATCTATCTCTACGATCCCATGATGGTGATCTATATCTTCTTGATCTTCTATCTCTTGAATGTGAACGACTTAGGGATCTATCTCTTGATCTTTTCTTTCCACCATTTGGACAACTTTTTATCCAATGACCTTCTTGACCACATGCaaaacatttattattatcagctatttatttttttttttttttttcacagtaataataaaataaaaaatcagtaaataataataataataataataataataataataataataataataataataataataataataataataataataataataataatagttttttttttttttttttttaatttatttatttattttaaattttataaaaaaaatagcaaATATAGGTTTAAGAATGGACACAAAAGAAGCAAAAacataaagaaaaagatgaatTATGTTGAATGGCATATAGCAATTAGCAATAAATAACACAAACGGTGGAGAGGTGGGAAAGGATGAAGTGAGCACAAAGGAAGGAAAAAGAGTGAAAAAGGGAAAAGGAGAGAGTGAGACACACAAGACACAAGGTGACTAATGATAATTAATTATCAAATAGTAGTGGATGAGCCATCATGAATGAAATGAATGCCTAAAATGACCAATCTtgggggttttttttttttttttttttcttttgaaattaaccaaaaaattgtaaaaaaaaaaaaaaaaaaaaaaaaggttctGGCTCTGCTTAATGACCCATTGGAATGATCGGAGAATTAAGAggcaacttttttttttttttttttttttctgggCTTTTTTtcttggaaaaaaaaaaaacggaTCTGAAGCGTGATTTAACCGACAAAAATGGAAACGGgaattcttaattttttaattttttaattttttttcccctctttttaaaaataaaaaaataaaaaaattacctAGAAAAGCAAGGCAAGTAGCAAACTTCTAGGGGGGGCATGAAATAAATTTAGTCAACAGCAAAACATGTCTGTCCCacaaacaaaattttttttttttttttccttttttttttttttttttttttttttctaaaaacaAAGTGTGGTGGGGTGgggtgatttttttttttttttttttcccaatgaaaaatacaaaaatattgagatttttataatttgaaaaagagagaaaaagagagagaaaaaaaaaaaaaaaaaaaaaaaaaaaaa is a window encoding:
- a CDS encoding CCHC-type zinc finger-containing protein, which gives rise to MSLYIGRLSVETTQKNLNDHFSKYGTITRNDVKKTNGRCYAFVEYKERRDADDALKALNGTTLLNSKISVEWAKGGKNADNNKCFACGQEGHWIKSCPNGGKKRSRDRSLSRSHSRDRRSRRYRSPSWDRRDRSRDRSRDRSRDRSRDRSRDRRDRRRDRRDRSRDRSRDGRRERSRDRSRDRSRDARRNRDTSRDRSRDRSRDRSRDGGNIIRDTSRDRRRNNSRDRSRDRSRSNGGGSRYSSRRDRSRDRSRDRSRDRSRSLKKEKKRDSSLSKERIAAGDAASADSGNNANGNGRSRERSRSRSRSNSN